One region of Carya illinoinensis cultivar Pawnee chromosome 8, C.illinoinensisPawnee_v1, whole genome shotgun sequence genomic DNA includes:
- the LOC122318757 gene encoding uncharacterized protein LOC122318757, with the protein MDKSWMRINDRFRSAEYREGTIDLVQRHLFTIGIDENYTEWIFHGEEETWDANDIDDEVNEVQNDDYVDDMDEMLDDIRLGSFINVEQVEQCTSEGPTYVDPRAKSFNQLLEDAKRPLYPGCAKFSKLSFIVKLLHIRTIGGWSVKSFDMLLKLLKSSFPDAVLPESYRESRQMERALGFGYTKIDVCPNDCILYWKENSDRHDCPKGSMSRWVTRTTKQKKIPHKLLRYFPLTPRLKRLFMLKDTAVAMRWHKEEGINDFNVMRHPHDSVGWKEFDQEHLSFSLDARNIRLGLASDGFNPFNNMSKPYSVWPVIFIPYNLPPWLCMKDQFFMLSLLILGPKASGNEIDVYLRPLIDELNDLWETGVETYDASRKQSFQLHAALLWTINDFPAYGNLSGWSTKGKLACPTCNADTESLWLKYGRKHCYMGHRRFLSPEHTWRKKKANFNGNTDHRTPPSELSGHDLLNQLSNVGDVLFGKGGRKRKRRPDELNWTKTSIFFQLPYWSTLKIRHNLDVMHIEKNICDNVLGTLMAIPGKTKDSVNARRDLSILGIKKELHLQEHGQKLVMPPACYTLHGDERRNFCQWLQAVKFPDGFAANIARCVTLNGCKISGMKSYDCHIFLQRLLPVSIAGEHYNILKDEGVINIDDVHENQFPLWFKERIRQLRNSIPDEVSDDLYALACGPDPWVASYTGCIMNGTRFHTKQHEEHRLTQNSGVLVPGDHQGRPIDFYGVVMDIIELNYLGWRHVYLFKCDWFDVCDMRRGVHVGSHFISLDSTRKCYKDDPFVLACQVSQVFYLKDTSLGRNWLVVQKVTSRNVYDIPSTTVVDEDDEELPEDEAYQDEEYSPPAYFVHQDDTCVDMPLHRLDIDPIVLDETIMLHHPDPRVDEDEFLSNESSSDESGSYCDNTSGSSEEDGDDDHETNTND; encoded by the exons ATGGACAAAAGCTGGATGCGTATTAACGACCGATTTAGGTCCGCAGAATATAGGGAAGGG ACTATAGACTTGGTGCAAAGACACCTATTCACTATAGGAATTGATGAAAACTATACCGAATGGATTTTCCATGGCGAGGAAGAGACTTGGGATGCTAATGACATTGATGATGAAGTCAATGAAGTGCAAAATGACGactatgttgatgacatggaTGAAATGTTAGATGATATCCGACTTGGATCATTTATAAATGTGGAGCAAGTTGAACAATGTACCAGTGAAGGGCCCACCTATGTGGACCCAAGGGCAAAAAGTTTTAACCAATTATTGGAAGATGCTAAACGTCCACTCTATCCAGGATGTGCTAAGTTCTCAAAGTTATCCTTCATTGTGAAATTGTTGCATATACGGACAATTGGGGGGTGGAGTGTTAAGTCATTTGACATGCTACTAAAGTTGTTGAAATCTTCATTTCCGGATGCAGTTTTGCCTGAATCATACCGCGAGTCACGACAGATGGAGCGGGCCCTTGGTTTTGGTTATACCAAGATTGATGTATGTCCAAATGATTGTATACTATACTGGAAGGAAAATTCTGACAGGCATGATTGTCCCAAAGGTAGTATGTCAAGATGGGTAACCCGCACCACTAAACAGAAAAAAATCCCCCACAAACTACTTCGATATTTTCCATTAACACCAAGATTGAAAAGGTTGTTCATGTTGAAAGATACAGCTGTAGCCATGCGGTGGCACAAAGAAGAAGGCATCAACGATTTCAATGTGATGAGACATCCACATGACTCAGTTgggtggaaggaatttgatcaaGAGCATCTATCATTTTCTCTTGATGCTCGTAATATACGCCTTGGTCTAGCCagtgatggattcaaccctttcaATAATATGAGTAAACCTTATAGTGTATGGCCAGTAATATTTATCCCTTACAACTTGCCGCCATGGTTGTGCATGAAAGACCAGTTTTTCATGCTGTCTCTTTTAATTCTTGGACCAAAGGCGTCAGGTAATGAGATCGATGTGTATTTGCGGCCTCTTATTGATGAATTGAATGACTTGTGGGAAACTGGTGTCGAGACGTATGATGCATCGAGAAAACAATCTTTTCAATTACATGCAGCATTATTATGGACGATTAATGACTTCCCCGCATATGGAAAtctttctgggtggagcacGAAGGGAAAAttggcatgtccaacttgtaatGCTGACACTGAATCTTTGTGGTTGAAATATGgtcgaaaacattgttatatgggccaTCGTCGTTTCCTATCTCCAGAACATACTTGGAGGAAGAAAAAAGCTAATTTTAATGGCAATACTGATCACCGCACCCCACCTTCTGAATTATCTGGCCATGATTTACTGAATCAATTAAGTAATGTTGGGGATGTATTATTTGGAAAAGGTGGAAGGAAGAGAAAGCGAAGACCCgatgaattgaattggacaaaaacaAGTATCTTTTTCCAgttaccttattggtcaacaTTGAAAATTCGACATAATCTTgacgtaatgcatattgagaagaacattTGTGACAACGTGCTGGGAACTTTGATGGCGATtccaggaaaaacaaaagattcaGTTAATGCACGTAGGGACTTGTCCATTCTTGGTATAAAAAAGGAATTACATTTACAAGAACATGGACAGAAACTTGTTATGCCACCTGCATGTTACACGTTGCATGGAGATGAGAGGAGAAATTTTTGCCAGTGGCTACAAGCTGTGAAATTTCCAGATGGATTTGCTGCAAATATTGCTAGATGTGTAACGTTAAATGGTTGTAAAATATCAGGAATGAAGAGttatgattgtcatattttCCTACAAAGACTACTTCCTGTATCTATTGCTGG GGAGCATTATAACATATTGAAAGACGAAGGTGTAATTAACATTGATGATGTGCACGAAAATCAATTCCCGTTATGGTTCAAGGAGCGC ATTAGGCAATTGCGTAATTCAATCCCCGATGAGGTGTCTGATGATCTTTACGCGCTAGCATGTGGACCTGACCCGTGGGTTGCATCATATACTGGGTGCATTATGAATGGAACTAGGTTCCACACAAAGCAACATGAAGAACATCGTCTTACACAAAACAGTGGTGTGCTTGTTCCTGGAGATCATCAAGGTAGGCCTATTGACTTCTACGGAGTAGTAATGGACATCATCGAGCTTAACTATCTAGGATGGCGCCATGTATATttgttcaaatgtgattggtttgatgtaTGTGATATGAGAAGAGGAGTTCATGTTGGCAGTCACTTTATAAGTCTCGACTCTACTCGCAAATGTTACAAGGACGACCCTTTTGTACTTGCATGCCAAGTATCCCAAGTCTTTTATCTGAAAGATACGAGTTTAGGGAGAAATTGGCTAGTAGTACAAAAGGTCACTAGTAGGAATGTTTATGACATCCCCAGCACAACAGTTGTAGATGAGGATGATGAAGAATTGCCTGAGGATGAAGCATACCAGGATGAAGAATATTCTCCACCAGCTTATTTTGTACATCAAGATGATACATGCGTTGATATGCCTTTGCATCGATTAGATATAGACCCCATTGTACTTGATGAGACAATTATGTTACACCACCCCGATCCAAGAGTTGATGAGGACGAGTTTCTTAGTAATGAGTCATCCTCGGATGAGAGTGGTTCTTATTGTGACAATACATCAGGGTCAAGTGAAGAGGATGGAGATGATGATCATGAAACTAAcactaatgattaa
- the LOC122318222 gene encoding protein PHOSPHATE-INDUCED 1-like — protein MGFSEFAKKVTLLFFLVQLSLVNLCFGARKLNSLYKPPSMCATYHNGALLEGNLPVSILWYGKFSPAQKSIVSDFLLSLSQGKEQKPSVSQWWNILQIYMKKAGKRETRVVLANQISDKNCSLGKILKKSHISMLAGRANSKLGGLNLVLTSNDVVVEGFCMSSCGFHASDTMPKSAFIWVGNSVTQCPGQCAWPFHQPIYGPQTEPLVAPNGDVGLDSMIVNIASLLAGTVTNPFGNGYYTGSDAAPLEAASACTGVYGKGAYPGYAGELLFDSVTGASYNAHGVSGRKYLLPAVFDPSTSQCATVA, from the coding sequence ATGGGCTTCTCCGAATTTGCGAAAAAGGTTactcttctcttctttcttgtTCAATTAAGCTTGGTTAACTTGTGTTTCGGCGCAAGAAAGCTGAATTCTCTTTATAAACCACCGTCCATGTGTGCCACTTACCACAATGGAGCTTTGCTTGAGGGAAACCTGCCGGTATCAATTCTTTGGTACGGGAAATTTTCACCAGCTCAGAAATCCATTGTCTCAGACTTTCTTCTATCTCTTAGCCAAGGAAAAGAACAAAAGCCCTCAGTCTCTCAGTGGTGGAATATCCTccaaatttacatgaagaaagCTGGAAAAAGAGAAACCCGAGTTGTCTTAGCAAACCAAATCTCAGACAAGAACTGTTCTCTAGGCAAGATCTTAAAGAAATCCCATATTTCCATGTTGGCTGGGAGGGCAAACTCAAAACTCGGTGGGTTGAACCTGGTTCTTACATCCAATGACGTCGTGGTTGAAGGCTTTTGCATGAGTAGCTGCGGGTTTCATGCCTCGGACACAATGCCCAAATCGGCTTTCATCTGGGTCGGTAACTCGGTGACCCAGTGCCCGGGTCAGTGCGCGTGGCCTTTCCACCAACCCATCTACGGACCACAAACCGAGCCGCTGGTTGCACCAAACGGGGACGTGGGATTGGACAGCATGATCGTCAATATTGCGAGTCTTTTGGCCGGGACGGTGACGAATCCATTCGGGAACGGATATTACACTGGATCTGACGCGGCACCATTAGAGGCGGCGTCGGCTTGTACAGGCGTGTACGGTAAGGGAGCTTATCCAGGCTATGCCGGGGAGCTGCTGTTTGATTCGGTAACTGGTGCAAGCTACAATGCGCACGGGGTGAGCGGGAGGAAGTACTTGTTGCCTGCAGTATTTGACCCTTCTACTTCACAATGTGCAACGGTTGCGTGA
- the LOC122274766 gene encoding protein PHOSPHATE-INDUCED 1-like produces the protein MASFVLPKLLLLISLFQISLATRKLNELVQDKPQLLQYHNGPLLSGRISVNLIWYGKFKPPQRAIISDFITSLSSSASQNAQPSVSTWWKTTEKYYHLTSKRHSSLSLNLGKQILDESYSLGKSLTTKQIVELASKGDQKNAINIVLTSSDVAVEDFCLSRCGTHGSSFGSKSGQIKGKNYKFAYIWVGNSETQCPGQCAWPFHQPIYGPQSEPLVAPNNDVGLDGMVINLASLLAGTVTNPFGNGYFQGPAEAPLEAASACPGVYGKGAYPGYPGSLLVDHTTGASYNAHGGNGRKYLLPALYDPSTSSCSTQV, from the coding sequence atggcCTCTTTTGTTCTCCCAAAACTACTGCTTTTAATCTCTCTGTTTCAAATCTCTTTGGCTACGAGAAAGCTTAATGAGCTTGTGCAAGACAAGCCTCAGCTCTTGCAATACCACAATGGCCCTCTTCTTTCGGGCAGGATCTCCGTTAACCTCATCTGGTACGGCAAGTTCAAGCCTCCCCAAAGAGCCATCATCTCCGATTTCATCACTTCCCTTTCATCTTCAGCTTCCCAAAATGCCCAACCCTCTGTTTCCACATGGTGGAAAACCACCGAGAAATACTATCACCTTACCTCCAAGAGACATTCATCTCTTTCTCTCAATTTGGGAAAGCAAATTCTAGACGAGAGCTACTCCTTGGGAAAGTCACTTACAACCAAACAAATTGTTGAATTGGCTTCCAAGGGGGACCAAAAGAATGCTATCAACATTGTTCTCACTTCCTCGGACGTGGCTGTTGAAGATTTTTGCCTAAGCCGATGCGGTACTCATGGCTCTTCATTTGGTTCAAAGAGCGGTCAAATCAAGGGCAAGAACTACAAATTCGCGTATATCTGGGTGGGTAACTCGGAGACACAATGCCCTGGCCAATGCGCCTGGCCATTCCACCAGCCCATCTACGGACCACAGAGCGAACCCCTGGTCGCCCCCAACAATGACGTGGGTCTGGACGGAATGGTTATCAACCTGGCTAGCCTCTTGGCCGGGACCGTCACGAACCCATTTGGCAACGGCTACTTCCAGGGTCCGGCCGAGGCACCTTTAGAGGCTGCATCGGCTTGTCCAGGGGTTTACGGCAAAGGAGCTTACCCAGGTTATCCGGGAAGCTTGTTGGTGGATCATACGACGGGAGCTAGttacaatgcacatggaggtaaTGGGAGGAAGTACTTGCTTCCTGCGTTGTATGATCCTTCTACGTCATCTTGTTCGACTCAAGTCTGA